In Chanodichthys erythropterus isolate Z2021 chromosome 9, ASM2448905v1, whole genome shotgun sequence, a genomic segment contains:
- the LOC137026460 gene encoding phospholipase A2-like, producing the protein MDVLLTLLILTVSLPTLHLYSIKNLLQFEDMIECTIPNSSPVLDFADYGCFCGFGGQGSPVDQLDRCCFTHDDCYAKAKILESCTSLFDSPYTNTYDYQCDKITRTITCLASNDDCDMFICQCDKAAAECFAQSPYNASNNHLPSSVCSSASREISSFITTLVAFTITEFLYQLCKLPTHVHVPKEQNVI; encoded by the exons ATGGATGTTCTTCTCACACTTCTGATTCTTACTGTCTCTCTACCAACAT TGCAtctgtacagtataaaaaactTGTTGCAATTTGAGGACATGATCGAGTGCACAATACCGAACAGTTCACCAGTGCTGGACTTTGCAGACTATGGCTGCTTTTGTGGTTTTGGTGGTCAAGGGTCGCCAGTTGACCAGCTCGACCG ATGTTGTTTTACCCATGATGACTGCTATGCCAAGGCAAAGATTCTTGAGTCTTGCACATCATTGTTTGACAGTCCCTACACAAACACATATGACTACCAGTGTGATAAGATTACCAGAACAATCACATGTCTGG cCAGTAATGATGACTGTGATATGTTCATCTGCCAGTGTGACAAGGCTGCAGCGGAGTGTTTCGCTCAATCCCCCTATAACGCCTCCAACAATCATCTGCCCTCAAGTGTTTGCAGTTCAGCATCCAGAGAGATCAGCAGCTTTATCACCACTCTTGTTGCATTCACG ATAACTGAATTCTTGTACCAGCTGTGCAAATTGCCAACACATGTTCATGTTCCCAAGGAGCAAAAC GTTATATAG
- the LOC137027228 gene encoding phospholipase A2, minor isoenzyme-like, which translates to MNTFLSLVVLSVSLPTLLATLDYRALWQFRTMIICTIPDSWPALDYADYGCYCGKGGSGTPVDELDRCCQVHDQCYSDSWQHDDCWGILDNPYTEVYSFSCDKPAKKVTCNADKNRPCEMFICECDRKAAECFAKAGYNPEYEHYPSKNCK; encoded by the exons ATGAACACCTTTCTGTCTCTCGTGGTCCTGAGTGTGAGTCTGCCCACCT TGCTGGCAACTCTAGACTACCGTGCGCTGTGGCAGTTCAGGACCATGATCATCTGTACCATCCCTGACAGCTGGCCTGCACTGGATTACGCAGACTACGGATGCTACTGCGGCAAGGGAGGCTCGGGCACCCCGGTGGATGAACTGGACAG GTGCTGTCAGGTGcatgatcagtgttattcagACTCATGGCAGCATGATGACTGCTGGGGTATCTTAGATAACCCCTACACTGAAGTCTATTCATTCTCATGTGACAAACCGGCAAAGAAAGTCACCTGCAATG CTGACAAGAATCGCCCCTGTGAGATGTTCATCTGTGAATGTGACAGAAAAGCAGCCGAATGCTTTGCAAAAGCGGGTTACAATCCAGAGTACGAGCACTATCCTAGTAAAAACTGCAAATGA